The genomic stretch ATTTCAATGATTTCCTGCTGAGATTTGTCACCAAAGGTGAAATATCTTTTGAAGTAATTTAGAAATAGAACAAGTGTAAAGCAAATTGTCACATATAaggattttttatataaaaaaatagctAATATCAAGACCAGAACATACTAAGGAAAGACAATATTTGAGTGGGTCTATTGTTTGAAGGCATGCAAAGGTGGGCTCACTATGAAATCTTGGAAAACCTAGGAACAAATTGAGCACATTAGTAATGCATTTATATGCATTTACAAATAAAACAGAGGGCACattcataataaaaaaatgatcaGAACAAATTTAATAAGACAATTAAGTCACGCATATCACAAACTTGAATTGAATCAGAATAATGTTCAGTTACGCTCTTACAAGATGAGAAGCTGCTGCTGACAAAGACATTGAAAATTTTGAAATTGGTTTAGCATCTTATTAATCTACGAGCTTATTCATCTAAAACAGAAAATTTTACAGCACCAACCTCAGGTTCCAGGTCGATAACTATCCCCAACTCTTCTAATACATCGGCACTTCCACATGCTGAAGAACTTGAACGATATCCTTGCTTAAAGGGAAAAAAATCAAGTTTAGCTCTAACAATTTACAATATGGGATCACATTCATGTCAAGTAATCAATAAAATTGATGCCACCTTTGCAATTTTTGTACCACAAGCTGCAGCAAGTATTGAAGCTCCAGTCGAAATGTTAACTGTGTTTGCTCCATCACCACCTGTTCCAACAATGTCCACTGCATCAAGTAAGCCCTCTACTTCTAAACTATGCTTGATCATCGCCCTCGCAAGCCCCACAGTCTATTTAACCACTAAAATCCATAAGTCATTTCTTTACTTATTTCCTTGAAACATACCCCCAAAAATTCTTCAGTAGAGAACCTACAGCCTAtcaaaatttctttgaaaataaACAATTGCATTGATAACAGTCTAAAATCCTGCTTGGACAAACTAAGTTATCTAGTATAAATATTCAGAGTACCACTCTCAAACAAAATGATATTTTAACAATGATGCAAGGCTAGTAAAAAGATTATACAGAAGTAGGTCCctgtttttttttacaatatataaTGCACCAAGTAAACTTTCTCccaaaaacttaccaaaaaccatTAAAAAATTTACACTGTGCTAATCTTCTTTGCTTATATGAACAACATCCAGAGCTTCCTAAAATGGCAACCATGCTAAGTTCAAATGCAGaagtacatatattttttcaataacaAGAAAAGATTAAAGTTCACCAGCTAAATCAATACTCCAATATTATtgaaaaagaaaatactaaatcAATACTCCAAAAACACAAGTAACAAATGAGTAAAGACTTACTTacaaatttttaataataattccaaatattaaatttatttcatcttaaattttaaagtaatatattatatattcttttgtaatattttaaaaaaaaaagtcatatataATAGTTTAGGTGCATTTAATCATCTTTAAACATATATGAACTTACTGCttgcattaaatcataaatttCAGATTCCTTAAGATTAGCTCCAAATCTTTTCAAACCAGCCTTAAGTTCTTCAAAAGTGATTTGACCACTACTGTCAGTGTCTATCATTTTGAACATTTCTTTTAGGCCAGCAATTTCTTCTTCAGATATGCTCTCTCCAATTACCTGCCAAAAAAGGGGGAAAGAAATTAGTTGAATAATTACAAGTcatctattaatttaatttaggtaTATGACTATTAATTATTTGGCTTCAAACCATTcacttatttaataaataaagtgACTTACTCTAATAGCCATTTTCTTGAGCTTGTTCATTGCAGAGAATTGCTTCAATCGACTTAATATTGCAGAATTGAGAGGCTAGTCAGGAGCCACACCACCAACTTGAACCCAGGGATGGCCTGCGAGACATATAAACAAAAGGTCATCAGTGCAAACAGAATGTTGTGCCTAAGAACACCTTGATATAGAATTATACATAAGCAAAAAATTATGACAATTGTTGAACAAAAATGATgagaataattatttataaagcaGCTGAAATGAATAACAGATGCTTTTCCAAAAAGCTTTGCTCAACAATAATTGCAACCCTTTAATTTTAGTAGCACCACAGGTCAAACACAAAAATTGTAATTATGAAAGCAAACCAGTGACAGAAACTCACACAAAACATCATGTGCAGATATCCACCTTTTGGGATCTCGAATAAGAATTTTCCTTACTAAATATTTGGCACCTTTAGAAATACTAGGCCATGGGTCTGTTGAAAAGTCTAGGTCACCATGTAATACTTCTTCAAATATCCCTTGCTCGCTCTCTATTGAAaccaaggggaaagaaaaaaggTCACAAAATACACATACAGAGACACAAATAGAAACACAGATACTAAATACAACAATGACTAACAAGAAGCAtctttaaatgaaatatatatgctCAGTTAGTTGCAGAGGAAAATAAACGAAATTACCAACTAAAAccagaaaaagaaaatatacttaccaaaaaattatcAAGGTCTTGACGGTCATGGTGGGAATAGTATTATCTAAGCACATCTAGTTTCTCACAAACCATATTCCTTTACTCATTCGAAGATATTCAAAATATACTTACTAGTTACTTAGAAGATAttcaaagtcatccataaaaataaaaataaaagagtcAAACTTATCAAAGTGAAAAAGGGCACTAAGTTTTAAAGTGGGAAATTGATCAAATATACAATTCATAGAGGAATGCTTAAAGACCACAGATGAAACTAGAGGGTCAACAAAAACTCATCTAAGCACAAGCTCATGTCCAACTACACTTCAGAATGGAAACTGGGCATTTAATGAAACTCTAGTCAGTCTTCCAAATCAGAGGCTTTCTTTGCAGCTGTGCCACATCATCATCTGAAATCATAATTGGGAATCAAGAGCTTCCTTCAGAAATATAGAATTCTAAACAATTCCAGTCTCAGATTTTCAGTGTACATAAAGCCTGTCAAAACAAAGTGAGCAATGAATAAGAATATCAACCATAACAAActatatatattgaaaataatatgcAAAAAATTGGACTGAGTTCATATTATAATACCTCATATAGAAGAAAAATGTGCACTTGAGCTAAAgctttaattaaaaagaaaagaagaagaaaaaccatCTTTAGAGATGTAAAATAATCTCAAATTACTACAGGTCCTACCATACTACAAACTGAAAAGCTCTAACAAAAGATTTCTTTGATTATCTAAAAGTTTCACATCAAACTGAGCAAAGATTAACTTTTCGAGGATCCCTTAAGCCTCccagtgaattctaaagaattcTCAAAGTTACAAAATAATTCCACAACCACTACTATCCTATATCCCATATGCTAACAACACACAACAATAGATTCAATCCAATAAATATAACTAACTCTCAAAACAGTACACAACACAAAATTGATCCTCAGAACATATATCAGCAGTTTGCACACAGAATACACATAAATAAATCCAATCCAATGAACTCTTTGGCCTACGAAAATAAAGTAACTACAAAAGAAGAAGCTTTAAAGGGAAGTTGTGGTTAGAAGGGAAGCCCAAAAATTGGCCATTGCGGTTTATGGCATCTGGTGCAACAGAAATGCATGTTATAAAGTTTCTGGTCTGGCAGTTGTAATTTCTTTCTGTGTTTTTAATATACTCCTTTTttcgataaaaaaaaaaagttgaaaaactaaaaaaCTCAAAATATATGGAAGTTGTAACAGTATAACTGAATACAACTGAAGCTAACAAAAATAACAAACCAGAAATAGAAAATAGAGAATCTTTAACATATGAATATGATAGAAACATAGAATCTTCTCTCACACCCGCAAAACAAATCCAAAAGTAATTCGCTGAAGTtcaccatcaaaacccaaccaactGCTAAGTGGACTCCTAAAAACAACTATATGATCAGTACCACTCTCATTCCAATAAAATAAGGTTCTATTTCGACTACCTGTAATTATGTTCAATTATAATCGAGATTAATTCCAAAACACCATCCTCATCAATTTTATTGTCTATGATTTTATCTGGAATAAATGGGGTTATTTATTACAGTCCATAACTTTTGGAAAAGAGGCAGAAATTGCAGTAGTCTTCCTAAACAATTAGACATTGGTTCCCTTTTCAGCTTTGATTTTTCAGTTCATGTGAACACTCCAATCTCAAATTCACTTGAGAACAACAGTCATGCACAGCTACACTAAATTTCTATCAACTTATGTTTTCGAATCAAGCAAGTTAACCAAAAACCCAACTATGTGTCACCTAAAATTACAAGTGTTGTATTTGCACTTTCCCTAACAAAATATATTACTAGTTCTTTATATAGGCATAAACACAAATTTACTGATGCTATGAATGAAAATGAGATGAAAGAACACATTCACAACTTTACagaacaaaaacataaattttcatttattttatgtCATCAACTTGAAAATCTAGGGCTGCAAAAGAAGGAAAAGTTAGCAGCAAAAAATAATGCTACCCTTTCATAATCTGTTCCCCCAAATAATAAGCACAACACTGTTCTTGATAGATACATGTACACCAGGTCTGTATCTATGTTATTTATCTACCAAACTACTTGCTGAGCACAGTACACATAACAAAGAACAAAATGAATAGTAAAATAGAGAGACTGCACaattataaaatacatatatGCATTGGCGAATAGTAAGATTTAATTTACAATGCAGATGATGTCAGTATGTAGACCTGTGTTAGACTAGATCACCACAACAGTCAACAGGCATATATACAATCTCATTGTACTTATCCACAATAGCTTACAGTTGCTCGTTCATTACCCACCTTCGCAAGCCGATGTTCCACGTTCTAATTCTAGTAATGAGCTCCATAGAAACGCAGCAACTTTAGTTGTTTCACCTTTTCCTataataaagagaagaaaaagaagaataaataaCATGACTACTAGtaccacctttcatttaaaagcAAATATTGACAAGAATTTTGAGAAAGACCTGACGCTTTTCTTCAGGTTGGGATGGGAAATGAAACCTTGTTGAGCAATTTTCCAATACTTCAGGACTCTTCATCCATGCTCTGTGTGCATCACTCACTTTTATCTTGTACTTGAACATCTGAAAGTAGAGATCATCCTCTGAGTCAAACAGAAAAAGTTCTTTCCCACCTAGATTTTTGGTTTTTGATTATTATTATCAGATTTAAGCAGATTTTAATCAATGGTTTCCTGATAGGTCCTTCTATCATCAAAGCAGAATGTTGTATTTGAGAAAAGATGTAAGCATAAGGAAGATGGAAGGTGTACAAACCTTTGAAAGAGGAACCGTTGGTTTCTCATCATGCCTGTCGACAATTGCTCCAGTCCCCTGGCACTCCGGACAGAATACAGAATTTATTTGGGGCCTTAGAGCTTTCATATCATTATCGTTTTGCATTTCATTGTTCTTGGCCGCAATTTTTCTTCGAGATCTTCGTTTAACTTTTACATTATCTGGCTGATTTGTGAGCATTTCAAGTTCACATAGAAGAACCCAATGTATGAGGCAGGAGGTGCGAAATAAATGAAAGGCCTGTATGCATACAAGacaaatcaaaataagaaaataacttAACTTAAAAAAAACTAGGCTCCACTTGATACTTAGATTTTGAAGATAAAAATATCAAAGACAAATgaaaagttaaagaaagagaAAGCTAACCATATAAAACTTTATTTTGAAATTTGTATCTTTCATAGTCAATATAATCATTCTAAATACTATCAATATACATtacatttttttaccacaaagtttAAGATTTAACAAAAAATGATTTGCCTGCTCTCTCAATAGAATCCAATTATCAAACAGAGCTTTAGAGATCCTAAAAGTAATAACAAATGCATAGTAGAAAAAGTATGGATAGGGATGACTGAAAAGATACATATGTGAGTTGTTTATCAGTCTTACCCCATTCACTTTTCGACTACTGCAAGCAAGCCTTCTAGTCTTCACATTCATGAGTGCTGCTACATCTTTTCCGGGAAGCATTTTGTGTTGGCAAATATCACACATTCTTTCATATGCTAAGCGCTGTTGCCATCTCAACTCCCACCTTAGAACGCACAAATTCCTTAGAATGCCATTACTCTTCATATAACAAATTTAACCAAGTCATACGAATCAATAAATACAaccatatatctaaatataaatGATCCAATTACACACTAGGAATTTCAATGTATATTTACTTCTTTATATAATCTTTATATGAATGATCATTaccaaaatcaaaagaaagaatcaaagtaaaaaaaaatatatatgttttatattaTATAGATGGAGACAGAGAATgattccaaaatcaaaactttGAGGACATGAATGGATGATTCTTATTCTCTACCCAAACTAATTTAATAATTAGTGACCTTTCATGGTGACTTCCGAAGGGCAAAACTTTTAGAAGTATAATTAAAAAGTACCTATCGAGCCTCTGAGTCGTCCAGCCCCAACGAGCCACCAAGCCTCCGCACCGTCCAGCCCCAACGAGCCCCCAAGCCTCCACATCATGCCCAGCCCCTGCGCCGTTGAGCCCAGACCCGAGACCCCCCCACCCGCCGTTGAGCCCAGCCCTCGAGCCACCAGTCGTTGCTGTCAAGCCTAGCCCCGAGCCACCAATCGTTGCTGTCGAGCCCAGCCCCAAGCCACTAGTCGTTGTTGTCGAGCCCAGCCCCGAGCCCCCTGCCGCCGAACAGCCCGACCCCGACCCCCTTGCCGCCGT from Humulus lupulus chromosome 5, drHumLupu1.1, whole genome shotgun sequence encodes the following:
- the LOC133779210 gene encoding uncharacterized protein LOC133779210, which translates into the protein MLTNQPDNVKVKRRSRRKIAAKNNEMQNDNDMKALRPQINSVFCPECQGTGAIVDRHDEKPTVPLSKMFKYKIKVSDAHRAWMKSPEVLENCSTRFHFPSQPEEKRQEKVKQLKLLRFYGAHY